The sequence GCGATCGCCCCGAAGACCCCGAGGATCTTGGCTGGCGGGAGCCCGAGCTCGGCGGCGGTGGCCAGGTGGGCGCGGTAGGAGACGGGGGCGGCGTCGGTCGCGACCAGGGCGGCCAGCCGGACCAGCAGGTAGGTCTCCGGGTCGAGCCGGGAGCGCTCCCGGTCCCCCACCTGCATCGCGGCCAGCGACTCGAGCACCGAGGTCTGCCCATCGGCGAGCGCCCGCAGGCGGTCCTCGGGCGTCGGGTACGGCTCGATGCCCATGACGGTCAG comes from Actinomycetota bacterium and encodes:
- a CDS encoding carboxymuconolactone decarboxylase family protein, whose protein sequence is MGIEPYPTPEDRLRALADGQTSVLESLAAMQVGDRERSRLDPETYLLVRLAALVATDAAPVSYRAHLATAAELGLPPAKILGVFGAIAPLVGSARVLSAASKLVVAGLLPAEPRRITPSG